Part of the Plasmodium knowlesi strain H genome assembly, chromosome: 11 genome is shown below.
aggaacatatTTTGCTTGCCCAACGTTCTTTATGCGTTTCTATATTCTGTGAGCCATCATAACAAGCATTCCCACACCTCCCGTTTTCCTCCCGTTTTTGCAGAGGTATAAATTTTGGCTGGAGAATATTGAATATAACCTTGTAGTAAActggaaatgaaaaggtgCCTTGGAGGCGGAACTCCCCCCCTCctaatatatatgcacatgctGCATGCATTATTATGTACCCATTTCTCTAGTGctatgcaattttttttccgtcttttttttttttaaagcataTGAACAAATCGACATATTAACAACTGGATTGTTCTGTTTATGTGCCAAACGTGTTATCTTCCTCCTATTCCTTCATTTCATCTTCACCTTCTTCACATcaaagttctttttttttttttttttttttttttgtaaaaacttttaaaaatgttggctgttttttaaaagagcAATTTGCCGTAATGTTGAAAATTAAGAACATCGATTTGGCGTGCAAGATGTCCCCTACTTCAACGTAGGTGTATGTAATGTATAATTCATGTGTGTGGATGCACTATTTTTATATGGGTCTTTAAGTTACCGTggataaaaattatcatatatatatgcatacatacatggtCTACACACCGTTGGGGTTTATACACTGGCAAAATTACTCCTCTCCGCAGAATTTTCGAAATACAGCCAAATTGGGCGGctaaacatatgtatatgtgaaaATATTGCTCGCTTGTGTTGCAAATGTACAGCAAAATGAATGGAATAAAACGGCATTTTAGGAAAATAGTGGTTAATGATAATTTTCGCACCTTTTCGGCCATGTGCCAAATTGCTTCTATTTAGTGACGCAATTTATGTACCATTTGAAGGctcattgttttttttttttttttttttttttttttttttttttggagccAATTTTTTAGTGCATTTCATTCCGCTGGCCAAATtttacggaaaaaaaaaaaaaaaaaaaaaaaaaaaatatatgtaaatattgcgaacgtatatttatacatacgCGCCAAAACCTAATACAGTCCTGAAGCACATTTTAACGGAGgaacaaatttatttttctccacatttCGTCGAACACTAGAACGAGAAAGTAGAAAAACGCGCAATTTGTAATGACAAATGAACGCCAACGACGGAGAAGAGACGCAACTGGATAATCCATCCCCCACCCAAAATGACAAATCGAATAAATCCAAAGTAAGCACAAAAATGCGCGCTATACAAAAGTATGTATACCTTTGAAATGGTGGCagttcgaaaaaaaattgcataaaaTGTTTAATCAGCCACTGTACAAAAATACATTCCAACTTCAGTGATGCCACATTTTTGCACTAATCCGATCATCTCGCTGTGCCGTCGCAACGGGACTGCAGGACGATCAAAGTTGTTCGCGTGCAGACGCGGCTGAAACTTAGTCTTATTGCTTTCTATCTTTAACGTGCGTCTACACAGAAGTGCATATCTTAacccttttctcattttttctccttttttttttttttttttttttttaaatctctCTCCACAGCCACATTTACGGAAGGCAGCGGGGGTAGTGTGGAAGGACTCATCATTGGATGATTGGCCAGAAAATGACTTTCGCATTTTTTGCGGAAATTTAGGAAACGAAGTGACTACGGACATTTTGGCCAATGCCTTTAGAAAGTACAAATCGTTTAACATGGCGAAGGTAGGAACATTCGAAGGCGTCAGATGTGTATGTGTGCGCGAGCcgttatgcatatgcatgtgcTCGTATGTGTGCTTTTGAAATACATGTactttttgcaattttcccACTTACTTGggaccccccccccccccccccccaagtgAGGAAGGGTTCATTTCCATAAGCCTGCATTCTGACGCAATGAAGTAGACCCGAAGATAACACATTGCATGATTAAACAACGCCCCTTTTAATCCCGTACAGGTAATTcgggagaaaagaaacaacaaAACGAAAGGCTATGGTTTTGTGTCCCTCTCGAATCCCCAAGATATGCTAGATGCgttgaaaaatatgaacaataaATTTATTGGCAATAGACCAATCATTGTTAAGAGGAGCAAGTGGAAAGACAGAGAAGTGgactccaaaaaaaataaagatttTGATAGCTTCGTCcagaatatatatgttcctTCCAAGAAATTTAGGAAATTCAAAAAACCCGTCAGAAGTGAAAATAAAGGttagagcaaaaaaaaaaaaaaaaaaaaaaaatgacagcCTCTTCTTGGTCCACTTTTCTGACCTTGCCTTTTCAACGTTGTAACGGTTTCTATTTACCACTAAAGTTATGTGCACCCAAAAGTGATGTGCAACGTGAGCTgtgtttttgttcatatgtaTAGGTGGACactcttctttccctttcccttgcTTTTTTAGAAGTCCAAGACAAATTGATAAACAAAAACGGAATGAATTATTGACATGGAAATAGTTACTACgcggatgaagaaaataattcctCATTTATCTTAACGGGCATTCCACTTTTGCCGATATGTGGAACCCCCTCCATGTTCTCCTTTCGAAGTTTGCTTCGTAACGTTTCCCCCTAacaatcctttttttttttttttttttttttttttgttgtaattttaattaattcttGTTACCTCTTTAACAACAATTTAGTG
Proteins encoded:
- a CDS encoding RNA-binding protein, putative, whose translation is MNANDGEETQLDNPSPTQNDKSNKSKPHLRKAAGVVWKDSSLDDWPENDFRIFCGNLGNEVTTDILANAFRKYKSFNMAKVIREKRNNKTKGYGFVSLSNPQDMLDALKNMNNKFIGNRPIIVKRSKWKDREVDSKKNKDFDSFVQNIYVPSKKFRKFKKPVRSENKEVQDKLINKNGMNY